Proteins encoded by one window of Pseudomonas coleopterorum:
- a CDS encoding substrate-binding domain-containing protein: MRRLFFMLCILSLCSGALAGPDTVRIQGSNTLGAALLPALVRGLLEARGLQDIQTFTPAPGEQLITAHEPNGSPLRFAIAAHGSSTGFDGLLGGQADLAASSRPISDLERARLAPLGDLTSYAAEHVIAIDGVAVIVHPDNPLRQLTTQQLAQVFSGEIDDWRVLGGRGPIHVLARDDRSGTWETFRDQVLSPYGGRLSSHALRLESSEQLSDRVSADRQAIGFIGLASVRKARALAIVDGASQPMAPTVSLIATQDYPLSRRLYLYSVPTRPSPWADALIAFAQSEAGQGIVASQGFVAQTVKAMSVPTSPDMPLLYRQLARDGLRLSVSFRFAEGSATLDNKALADVVRVQDYLGRHGLLQKKTTLVGFGDAKDDPARAVLLSRLRAMAVRRELVKAGVVLRDIQGLGAQLPVATNEVDEGRIKNRRVEVWINP, translated from the coding sequence GTCTGTTTTTCATGCTGTGCATCCTGAGCCTGTGCAGCGGCGCCCTCGCCGGCCCGGACACGGTGCGCATCCAGGGCTCCAATACCCTCGGTGCGGCGCTGCTCCCAGCCCTGGTGCGCGGCCTGCTCGAAGCCCGCGGCCTGCAGGATATCCAGACGTTCACCCCGGCTCCGGGCGAGCAACTCATTACCGCGCACGAGCCGAATGGCTCACCGCTGCGCTTTGCCATCGCCGCCCACGGTTCCAGCACCGGCTTCGACGGTCTGCTGGGCGGCCAGGCAGATCTGGCCGCTTCATCCAGACCGATCAGTGACCTGGAGCGTGCCCGATTGGCGCCTCTGGGTGACCTGACCAGTTATGCCGCTGAACACGTGATCGCCATCGATGGCGTGGCGGTCATCGTTCATCCGGACAATCCCCTTCGACAACTGACAACGCAGCAGCTTGCCCAGGTGTTCAGTGGCGAGATCGACGACTGGCGCGTGCTCGGTGGCCGTGGACCGATCCATGTACTGGCACGGGACGATCGCTCGGGCACGTGGGAGACTTTCCGCGACCAGGTGTTGAGCCCTTATGGCGGCCGACTGAGCAGCCACGCGCTGAGGCTGGAGTCCAGCGAGCAGCTGTCGGATCGGGTCAGTGCCGATCGCCAAGCCATCGGTTTCATCGGCCTGGCCTCGGTGCGCAAAGCACGAGCGCTGGCGATCGTCGACGGCGCCAGCCAGCCCATGGCGCCTACGGTCAGCTTGATCGCAACCCAGGACTATCCGCTGAGCCGACGGCTCTACCTGTACAGCGTGCCCACACGCCCTTCGCCCTGGGCCGACGCGCTGATCGCCTTCGCCCAGAGCGAAGCGGGCCAGGGCATCGTCGCCAGCCAGGGCTTCGTGGCGCAAACGGTAAAGGCCATGAGCGTCCCGACTTCGCCCGACATGCCCCTGCTCTACCGGCAACTGGCCCGTGACGGCCTGCGCCTGTCAGTCAGCTTTCGCTTCGCCGAGGGCAGTGCCACGCTGGATAACAAAGCGTTGGCCGATGTGGTTCGGGTGCAGGACTACCTTGGCCGTCATGGTTTGCTGCAGAAAAAAACCACGCTGGTAGGTTTTGGCGATGCGAAGGACGATCCGGCCCGCGCCGTGTTGCTGTCTCGGCTCAGAGCCATGGCGGTGCGCCGGGAGCTGGTCAAGGCCGGCGTGGTGTTGCGCGACATCCAGGGCCTGGGTGCGCAGCTGCCGGTGGCGACCAATGAGGTCGATGAGGGGCGAATCAAGAATCGTCGGGTGGAAGTGTGGATCAACCCATAG
- the treS gene encoding maltose alpha-D-glucosyltransferase, whose product MTTPDKDYIQWLVDQSMLHTAKQRAKLYAGQARLWQRPYAQARPRDASAIASVWFTAYPASIVTREEGSVLQALGDETLWHALSEIGIQGIHNGPLKLSGGLRGRERTPSVDGNFDRMSFDIDPELGTEADMIQLSRMAAAHNAVVIDDAIPSHTGKGADFRLAEMAHADYPGLYHMVEIKEEDWGLLPEVPAGRDAVNLTPEVCDILKDKHYIVGQLQRVIFFEPGVKETDWSATPVVVGVDGKPRRWVYLHYFKEGQPSLNWLDPTFAAQQMIIGDALHSIDVMGARILRLDANGFLGVERRAEGPAWSESHPLSVNGNQLLGGAIRKAGGFSFQELNLTIDDIASMSHGGADLSYDFITRPAYQHALLLGNTEFLRLMLRQVHAFGIDPASLIHALQNHDELTLELVHFWTLHAHDTYLYQGQTFPGNILREHIREEMYERLAGEHAPYNLKFVTNGVSCTTASIITAALGIRDLEAITEQDIKQIQHIHLLLVMYNAMQPGVFALSGWDLVGALTLPADEVAHLMEDGDTRWIHRGAYDLVGLDPTAEFSAGNMPRPKTLYGNLVDQLQRPDSFASQLKKILAVRRAYDIAASKQILIPDVQHPGLLLMVHELPAGKGTQITALNFSNEPIVETLHLPGIAAGPVVDIINERVEGDLTEDGEFTITLDPYEGLALRVVSASPI is encoded by the coding sequence ATGACGACGCCGGACAAGGACTACATCCAATGGCTGGTCGACCAGTCCATGCTGCACACGGCCAAACAGCGCGCCAAGCTGTACGCCGGACAGGCACGGCTGTGGCAGCGACCCTACGCCCAGGCCAGACCTCGGGACGCCTCTGCCATTGCTTCGGTGTGGTTCACTGCCTACCCAGCTTCCATCGTGACCCGCGAAGAGGGCTCGGTGTTGCAGGCCCTGGGTGACGAAACCTTGTGGCATGCGCTGTCCGAGATTGGTATTCAGGGCATTCACAACGGCCCGTTGAAGCTCTCCGGTGGCCTGCGCGGACGTGAACGCACGCCCAGCGTGGACGGCAACTTCGACCGCATGAGCTTCGACATCGACCCTGAACTGGGCACCGAAGCCGACATGATCCAGCTCAGCCGCATGGCCGCCGCGCACAATGCCGTAGTCATCGACGATGCGATCCCGTCGCACACCGGTAAAGGCGCGGATTTCCGTCTGGCCGAAATGGCCCATGCGGACTATCCGGGTCTGTACCACATGGTCGAGATCAAGGAGGAGGACTGGGGGCTGTTGCCTGAGGTGCCGGCGGGTCGCGATGCGGTCAACCTGACCCCGGAAGTCTGCGACATCCTCAAGGACAAGCACTACATCGTTGGCCAGTTGCAGCGGGTGATCTTCTTCGAACCGGGCGTCAAGGAAACCGACTGGAGCGCCACCCCAGTGGTGGTCGGCGTGGACGGCAAGCCGCGGCGTTGGGTGTACCTGCACTACTTCAAGGAAGGTCAGCCTTCACTCAACTGGCTGGACCCGACCTTCGCCGCGCAGCAGATGATCATTGGCGATGCGCTGCATTCCATCGACGTGATGGGCGCTCGCATTCTGCGCCTGGATGCCAACGGTTTCCTGGGGGTCGAGCGGCGTGCCGAGGGCCCGGCCTGGTCCGAAAGCCATCCGTTGTCGGTCAACGGCAACCAATTGCTCGGCGGTGCCATTCGCAAGGCCGGGGGTTTCAGCTTTCAGGAGCTGAACCTGACCATCGACGATATCGCCTCCATGTCCCACGGCGGCGCAGACCTGTCTTACGACTTCATCACTCGTCCGGCCTATCAACATGCGCTGCTGCTGGGCAATACCGAGTTCCTGCGGCTGATGCTGCGGCAAGTGCATGCTTTCGGCATCGACCCGGCTTCGCTGATTCACGCCTTGCAGAATCACGACGAGTTGACCCTGGAGCTGGTGCACTTCTGGACCCTGCACGCTCACGATACCTACCTGTACCAAGGCCAGACCTTCCCCGGCAACATTCTGCGCGAGCACATTCGCGAAGAGATGTACGAGCGCCTGGCCGGTGAGCACGCGCCCTATAACCTCAAGTTCGTGACCAACGGGGTTTCTTGCACCACTGCCAGTATCATCACGGCGGCGCTGGGCATTCGCGACCTGGAGGCGATCACCGAGCAGGACATCAAGCAGATCCAGCACATTCACCTGCTGCTGGTGATGTACAACGCCATGCAGCCTGGCGTATTCGCGCTGTCGGGCTGGGACTTGGTCGGCGCCCTGACTCTGCCGGCCGACGAAGTCGCGCATCTGATGGAAGACGGTGACACGCGCTGGATCCACCGTGGAGCATACGACCTGGTAGGCCTTGATCCAACAGCAGAGTTCTCCGCCGGGAACATGCCGCGTCCCAAGACCCTGTACGGCAATCTGGTCGATCAACTGCAGCGTCCAGACAGCTTCGCTTCGCAGCTGAAGAAAATCCTGGCGGTACGGCGAGCCTACGACATCGCAGCCAGCAAGCAGATTCTGATCCCGGATGTGCAGCATCCCGGACTGTTGCTGATGGTGCATGAACTGCCAGCGGGCAAAGGCACGCAGATCACTGCGTTGAACTTCAGCAACGAGCCGATCGTTGAGACCTTGCATCTGCCAGGCATTGCGGCAGGTCCGGTGGTGGACATCATCAACGAGCGGGTCGAGGGCGATCTGACCGAAGACGGTGAATTCACCATCACCCTGGACCCGTATGAGGGCCTTGCCCTGCGTGTGGTGAGTGCCTCGCCGATCTGA
- a CDS encoding branched-chain amino acid aminotransferase encodes MGHESINWDKLGFDYIKTDLRYLSHWRDGEWDQGNLTEDNVLHISEGSTALHYGQQCFEGLKAYRCKDGSINLFRPDQNALRMQRSCGRLLMPQVPTEVFIEACRKVVAANERFIPPYGSGGALYLRPFVIGVGDNIGVRTAPEFIFSIFCIPVGPYFKGGMKPHDFVISGYDRAAPNGTGAAKVGGNYAASLMPGSNAKKANFADCIYLDPQTHTKIEEVGSANFFAITQNDEFVTPKSPSVLPGITRLSLIELAQSRLGLKVIEGDVLIDQLDQFKEAGACGTAAVITPIGGIEYKDKLHVFYSQEEVGPFTQRLYKELTGIQAGDVEAPEGWIVKV; translated from the coding sequence ATGGGTCACGAAAGCATCAACTGGGACAAACTGGGTTTCGACTACATCAAGACCGATCTGCGCTACCTGTCGCACTGGCGCGACGGTGAATGGGATCAGGGCAACCTGACCGAAGACAATGTGTTGCACATCAGCGAAGGCTCCACTGCACTTCACTATGGGCAGCAGTGCTTCGAGGGCCTCAAGGCCTACCGTTGCAAGGATGGTTCGATCAACCTGTTCCGCCCTGACCAGAACGCTCTGCGCATGCAGCGCAGTTGTGGTCGCCTGTTGATGCCGCAAGTCCCCACCGAGGTGTTCATCGAAGCCTGCCGCAAAGTGGTCGCGGCCAACGAGCGCTTCATTCCGCCCTATGGTTCCGGCGGTGCCCTGTACCTGCGTCCTTTCGTGATCGGCGTAGGTGACAACATCGGCGTGCGCACTGCACCCGAGTTCATCTTCTCGATCTTCTGCATTCCGGTCGGCCCTTACTTCAAGGGCGGCATGAAGCCGCACGATTTCGTCATCTCCGGCTACGACCGCGCTGCGCCCAACGGCACCGGTGCCGCCAAGGTCGGTGGCAACTACGCTGCCAGCCTGATGCCGGGCTCCAACGCCAAGAAAGCCAACTTCGCCGACTGCATCTACCTGGATCCCCAGACACACACCAAGATCGAGGAGGTGGGCTCGGCCAACTTCTTCGCGATCACCCAGAACGACGAGTTCGTGACCCCGAAATCGCCGTCGGTACTGCCCGGCATCACCCGTCTGTCGTTGATCGAGCTGGCGCAATCGCGCCTGGGCCTGAAAGTGATCGAAGGTGATGTCCTGATCGATCAGCTCGACCAGTTCAAGGAAGCCGGTGCTTGCGGCACCGCGGCGGTGATCACCCCGATCGGGGGTATCGAATACAAGGACAAGCTGCACGTGTTCTACAGCCAGGAAGAAGTGGGGCCGTTCACCCAACGCCTGTACAAGGAATTGACCGGCATTCAGGCCGGCGACGTGGAAGCACCCGAGGGTTGGATCGTCAAGGTCTGA
- a CDS encoding error-prone DNA polymerase: MSQGYAELHCLSNFSFQRGASSAQELFAKAAALGYEALAITDECTLAGIVRAWQAAQAHGMTLIVGSEMRIENGPKLVLLAQDLGGYQALCRLITLARRRADKGRYRLLREDLDEVEREGLLALWIADEPHELAHGHWLKGRFAGRLWLAVQLHCGADDQRRLRGLLDLAGTLGLPAVACGDVHMHARGRRALQDTMTAIRHHVPVAEAGHVLFANGERHLRGLPQLIDLYPAALLEETLHIARRCHFDLGQLRYQYPHELVPQGHDAGSWLRHLSAEGARWRWPSGVTAEVQALLDKELKLIIELGYESYFLTVHDIVRFAREQYILCQGRGSAANSVVCFALGITELDPRDTHMLFERFISKERNEPPDIDVDFEHERREEVLQYVFRRYGRDRAALTAVASSYRGPGAVRDVARALGLPPDQITALADCFGRWSDHLPPVERLVEAGFDIDSPVLKRVMALTEQLIGFPRHLSQHPGGFVISEHPLHTLVPVENAAMAERTVIQWDKDDLDAVGLLKVDILALGMLSAIRRCFDLVRGYRGLDLTLSTLPKECPQTYAMIGRADTIGVFQIESRAQMAMLPRLQPRTFYDLVIEVAIVRPGPIVGDMVHPYLRRRNGQEKVSYPSEALKKVFERTLGVPLFQEQVMELAIVAAGYTPGEADQLRRSMAAWKRHGGLEPHQIRLTEGMLKNGYTREFAERIFEQIKGFGSYGFPESHAASFALLTYASCWLKCHEPAAFACALINSWPMGFYSPDQILQDARRHHLQILAVDVCHSDWDCSLQPRTTGQPAVRLGLRMVKGLREEAGRAVQQARLAGPFLDVTDLARRCGLDNRALEQLADANALLGLVGHRHQARWDVASVEQQLPLFADVSTAREASVALPVPSVGEDLYADYASLGTTLGPHPLAMLRERLQGLRCRSSQDLQSLAHGRPVTVAGLVTGRQRPSTATGVTFVTLEDEFGMINVVVWRDLAERQRRVLVGSQMMQVKGRFEHKDGVRHVIAGHMADVSAMLHGLDIRSRDFR; the protein is encoded by the coding sequence ATGAGCCAGGGCTACGCCGAGTTGCACTGCCTCTCCAACTTCAGCTTCCAGCGCGGCGCTTCCAGTGCCCAGGAGCTGTTCGCCAAGGCGGCGGCCTTGGGTTATGAAGCGTTGGCGATCACCGACGAGTGCACCCTGGCCGGTATCGTGCGTGCCTGGCAAGCAGCCCAGGCTCACGGGATGACGTTGATCGTCGGCAGTGAGATGCGCATCGAAAACGGGCCCAAGCTGGTGTTGCTGGCGCAGGATCTGGGCGGTTATCAAGCCCTGTGTCGCTTGATTACCCTGGCCCGCCGACGTGCCGACAAAGGCCGGTATCGTCTGCTGCGCGAGGACCTCGACGAGGTCGAACGCGAAGGACTGCTGGCGTTGTGGATAGCCGATGAGCCTCATGAACTGGCCCACGGTCATTGGCTCAAGGGACGTTTTGCCGGCCGCCTGTGGCTGGCCGTGCAATTGCACTGCGGCGCGGATGATCAGCGGCGTCTGCGCGGTTTGCTTGATCTAGCAGGGACGCTGGGCCTGCCGGCGGTGGCCTGCGGCGACGTGCACATGCACGCCCGTGGGCGACGCGCCTTGCAGGACACGATGACCGCGATCCGCCATCACGTACCCGTGGCCGAGGCCGGACATGTGTTGTTCGCCAACGGCGAGCGGCATCTGCGCGGGTTGCCGCAACTGATCGACCTGTATCCGGCCGCGCTGCTTGAGGAAACCCTGCACATAGCCCGGCGCTGCCATTTCGACCTGGGCCAGCTGCGGTATCAGTATCCCCACGAGTTGGTGCCCCAGGGCCATGACGCAGGCTCCTGGCTGCGCCATCTGAGCGCCGAGGGTGCGCGCTGGCGCTGGCCATCGGGGGTGACCGCCGAGGTTCAGGCCTTGCTCGACAAGGAACTGAAACTGATCATCGAGCTGGGCTATGAAAGCTACTTTCTGACTGTGCATGACATCGTGCGGTTTGCTCGCGAGCAGTACATCCTTTGCCAAGGGCGCGGCTCGGCGGCCAACTCGGTGGTCTGTTTCGCCCTGGGCATCACCGAGCTGGACCCGCGCGACACGCACATGCTGTTCGAGCGCTTCATCTCCAAGGAACGCAACGAGCCGCCGGACATCGACGTCGATTTCGAGCACGAGCGGCGCGAGGAGGTCCTGCAGTACGTTTTTCGTCGCTACGGTCGCGACCGCGCCGCGCTGACCGCCGTCGCCAGCAGCTACCGGGGCCCCGGCGCGGTACGCGACGTCGCCCGGGCGCTAGGCCTGCCACCGGACCAGATCACCGCATTGGCCGATTGCTTCGGCCGCTGGAGCGACCACCTGCCCCCGGTCGAGCGGTTGGTCGAGGCCGGGTTCGACATCGACAGCCCGGTGCTCAAGCGGGTCATGGCACTGACCGAGCAACTGATCGGTTTCCCGCGTCACCTGTCCCAACATCCCGGCGGCTTCGTGATTTCCGAGCACCCTTTGCACACCCTGGTGCCGGTCGAGAACGCCGCCATGGCCGAGCGTACGGTGATCCAGTGGGACAAGGATGACCTAGATGCCGTGGGCCTGTTGAAGGTCGACATTCTGGCGCTGGGCATGCTCAGCGCGATTCGTCGCTGTTTCGACCTGGTGCGCGGCTACCGGGGCCTAGATCTGACCCTTTCGACCTTGCCCAAGGAGTGCCCGCAGACCTACGCGATGATCGGCCGGGCCGACACCATCGGCGTCTTCCAGATCGAATCGCGCGCCCAGATGGCGATGCTCCCGCGCTTGCAACCGCGCACGTTCTACGATCTGGTCATCGAGGTGGCCATCGTCCGACCGGGGCCCATCGTCGGCGACATGGTTCACCCGTACCTGCGCCGGCGCAATGGTCAGGAGAAGGTCAGCTACCCCTCTGAAGCCCTCAAAAAGGTTTTCGAGCGGACATTGGGCGTGCCCCTGTTCCAGGAACAGGTAATGGAACTGGCCATCGTCGCGGCGGGCTACACCCCCGGCGAGGCCGACCAACTGCGGCGCTCCATGGCCGCCTGGAAACGTCATGGCGGGTTGGAACCCCACCAGATCCGGCTCACCGAAGGCATGTTGAAAAACGGTTACACCCGCGAGTTCGCCGAACGCATCTTCGAGCAGATCAAGGGCTTTGGCAGCTACGGCTTTCCCGAATCCCATGCGGCCAGCTTCGCCCTGTTGACCTATGCCAGTTGCTGGCTTAAATGCCATGAACCTGCGGCCTTTGCCTGCGCCTTGATCAACAGCTGGCCCATGGGCTTCTACAGTCCCGACCAGATCCTGCAGGATGCACGTCGCCATCATCTGCAGATCCTGGCCGTGGACGTCTGCCACAGCGACTGGGACTGCAGCCTGCAACCCCGCACCACCGGGCAACCCGCTGTGCGCCTGGGGTTGCGCATGGTCAAGGGGCTGCGCGAAGAGGCCGGGCGTGCGGTGCAGCAGGCTCGCCTGGCCGGGCCGTTTCTGGACGTGACCGATCTGGCCCGTCGCTGTGGGCTGGACAACCGCGCGCTGGAACAGCTGGCCGACGCCAACGCCTTGCTTGGCCTGGTGGGTCACCGCCACCAGGCGCGCTGGGACGTGGCCAGTGTCGAGCAGCAGTTGCCCCTGTTTGCCGATGTATCGACTGCTCGCGAGGCCAGCGTGGCCTTGCCAGTGCCCAGTGTCGGCGAAGATCTGTATGCCGACTACGCCAGCCTCGGCACCACCCTGGGGCCACACCCGCTGGCCATGCTCCGCGAGCGCCTGCAGGGGTTGCGTTGCCGCAGCTCCCAGGATCTGCAGAGCCTGGCCCACGGTCGTCCGGTTACCGTGGCGGGGTTGGTCACGGGCCGCCAGCGACCGTCAACCGCCACCGGAGTGACCTTCGTGACCCTGGAAGACGAGTTCGGCATGATCAACGTGGTGGTCTGGCGTGACCTGGCCGAGCGTCAGCGGCGCGTGCTGGTGGGGTCGCAGATGATGCAGGTCAAGGGTCGCTTCGAGCACAAGGACGGCGTGCGCCATGTCATTGCCGGCCACATGGCCGATGTCAGCGCCATGCTCCACGGGCTGGATATCCGCAGCCGAGATTTCCGCTAG
- a CDS encoding Y-family DNA polymerase — MLWACILLPQLALDAVLRQRDDPQQPLVLVTGPVQRRVLQAVNPAARALGLKPGQSLTAAYMLSRDFATAPYDPAQIEHWQGFLAVWAYRFSSQVSVHYPRVLLLEVQSTMGLFGPWPQFEARLRDELNALGFRHRITLAPNPAAARMLANAYDGFGVEDPAALVDALQRLPVERVGLAADDATALKRMGMRHLGEVLSLPRAQLARRFPAQVLSHLDTLLGHRPLALEFFIPADVFDQRIELNFDVESNQALLFPLRRLINDLAAYLAGRDVGVQRFTLHLKHADGEDTRVEVGLLAAERDAALLFELARGRFEHLQVPRPVQVVRLSALDLPRFVPACKELFDQRPQQTQPWEQLRERLRARLGDDAMQDLRAHADHRPERAWRNDGPWMPASLDLSAQRPGWLLEQAEPLPAHDLRVLAGPERIESGWWDGGDVRRDYYLVETSTGRRGWAYRSVGDDTALLLQGWFA; from the coding sequence ATGCTGTGGGCCTGCATTCTGCTGCCGCAACTGGCCCTCGATGCCGTGCTGCGCCAGCGCGACGATCCTCAGCAGCCGCTAGTCCTGGTCACCGGCCCGGTGCAGCGGCGAGTGCTGCAGGCGGTGAACCCAGCCGCCCGGGCCCTGGGTCTCAAACCGGGGCAGTCGCTCACCGCCGCCTACATGCTCAGCCGCGATTTTGCCACCGCGCCCTACGATCCGGCGCAGATCGAGCACTGGCAAGGCTTTCTGGCGGTGTGGGCCTATCGGTTCAGCTCCCAAGTCAGCGTGCACTATCCACGTGTGTTGCTACTGGAAGTGCAATCGACCATGGGCCTGTTCGGGCCATGGCCGCAATTCGAAGCGCGCTTGCGCGATGAACTGAACGCCCTGGGTTTCCGCCATCGCATCACCCTGGCGCCCAATCCGGCCGCGGCGCGGATGCTGGCCAATGCTTATGACGGTTTCGGCGTCGAAGATCCGGCTGCCCTGGTCGATGCCCTCCAGCGCCTGCCGGTGGAACGGGTGGGGTTGGCTGCCGATGACGCCACGGCGCTCAAGCGCATGGGCATGCGTCACCTGGGTGAGGTCTTGTCGTTGCCCAGGGCACAACTGGCCAGGCGATTCCCAGCCCAGGTGCTCAGCCATCTCGATACACTTCTGGGGCATCGCCCCCTGGCGCTGGAATTCTTCATTCCTGCGGACGTATTCGACCAACGCATCGAGCTCAATTTCGATGTGGAGTCGAACCAGGCTCTGCTGTTTCCCCTGCGACGCCTGATCAACGACCTGGCGGCTTACCTGGCGGGGCGGGATGTGGGGGTGCAGCGTTTTACCCTGCACCTCAAGCATGCGGACGGCGAAGACACGCGGGTCGAGGTGGGCCTGCTCGCGGCCGAGCGGGACGCGGCCCTGCTGTTCGAGTTGGCCCGCGGTCGCTTCGAGCATCTGCAGGTGCCACGGCCCGTGCAGGTCGTACGTTTGAGCGCGCTCGACCTGCCGCGCTTCGTGCCCGCCTGCAAGGAGCTGTTCGATCAGCGGCCGCAACAGACGCAGCCCTGGGAGCAGTTGCGCGAACGCTTGCGCGCACGCCTGGGCGACGATGCCATGCAGGATCTGCGCGCCCATGCCGACCATCGTCCGGAGCGGGCCTGGCGCAACGACGGTCCTTGGATGCCGGCCTCTTTGGACCTCAGTGCACAGCGACCCGGATGGTTGCTGGAGCAGGCCGAACCCTTGCCCGCCCATGACTTGCGCGTGCTGGCCGGGCCTGAGCGCATCGAATCGGGTTGGTGGGACGGTGGCGATGTGCGCCGTGATTACTACCTGGTCGAAACCTCGACAGGCCGGCGCGGTTGGGCCTACCGCTCGGTGGGCGATGACACGGCGCTGCTGTTGCAAGGCTGGTTCGCATGA
- the imuA gene encoding translesion DNA synthesis-associated protein ImuA: MGAVVSLEGLIDQRRVWRGRQESSPSGAQPTGHAALDAVLPSGGWPPAALSEILLAANGCGELQLLWPTLARLSQAGERIVLIAPPFIPYPHAWMAAGVRLQHLSVLQAQGRDALWAAEQCLRSGSCAAVLCWPQNPDDKALRRLQVAAETGETLAFALRGQQAAHNPSPAALRLSLQGPAGQVQILKCRGGIPPAMPVTFVSYA, translated from the coding sequence ATGGGCGCCGTGGTCAGCCTGGAAGGGCTGATCGACCAACGTCGCGTCTGGCGCGGTCGCCAGGAGTCCAGCCCCAGCGGCGCGCAGCCGACCGGGCATGCCGCCCTCGACGCCGTGCTACCCAGCGGGGGTTGGCCACCGGCCGCACTCAGTGAAATCCTGCTGGCCGCCAATGGCTGTGGCGAATTGCAGTTGCTTTGGCCGACCTTGGCGCGTTTGAGCCAGGCCGGTGAACGAATCGTGTTGATAGCACCCCCGTTCATTCCCTACCCCCATGCCTGGATGGCGGCCGGTGTGCGCCTGCAACACCTGAGCGTGCTGCAAGCACAAGGCCGAGATGCCTTGTGGGCTGCCGAGCAGTGTTTGCGTTCCGGCAGTTGCGCAGCCGTGCTCTGCTGGCCGCAGAACCCCGACGACAAGGCATTGCGACGCCTGCAGGTAGCCGCCGAAACCGGCGAAACTCTGGCCTTTGCCTTGCGCGGGCAGCAGGCGGCGCACAACCCGTCGCCTGCTGCCCTGCGGCTGTCGCTGCAAGGGCCTGCCGGGCAAGTGCAGATTCTCAAATGTCGCGGCGGGATACCCCCTGCGATGCCCGTCACCTTCGTCAGTTACGCTTGA
- a CDS encoding putative bifunctional diguanylate cyclase/phosphodiesterase, translating into MSDSVHAAAQAFVSSDRLTLLPDRRQFLTDLGHLLLQHPDESRYLVLIDAMDTAWAHDMTLALGMVPFENLLCCIARRLVRLRAGQGRVYHIGRKRFAFVLDAQQSDVSGYLDILVHALRCTTQIDGMPVRPSVRAGVAPFVINFEAVRDALRKAMYAAELALLAGQPWAWYDPVRDNAYRRSFKLASDVTQAMREGQLRLVFQPRFALHEGEQVSAEALLRWEHPRLGLVLPDEFIPVLERNALIHSVTRWVIDAALAKLAQWPATLLTRLSVNLSALDFDGHDITQVISNACRTHGIDPERLEVEITEGEWLRSNPQVLSQLAAIRDLGVDVAIDDFGTGYSNFSYLHEIPANVVKLDKSMITGLEYSPRHQLIVQAVLELARKLGYRTVAEGVETFKCMQVIRALGCDEAQGFYFARPMVEQEFLGWSGASRFPLRKLLVPTPE; encoded by the coding sequence ATGTCGGATAGTGTCCATGCCGCTGCTCAGGCGTTCGTCTCGAGCGATCGGCTTACCTTGTTGCCTGATCGCCGGCAGTTCCTGACTGACCTGGGGCATCTGTTGCTCCAGCACCCGGATGAGTCGCGCTACCTGGTGCTGATCGATGCCATGGACACCGCCTGGGCCCACGACATGACCCTGGCCTTGGGTATGGTCCCGTTCGAGAACCTGCTGTGCTGCATTGCACGCCGTCTGGTGCGTCTGCGGGCAGGCCAGGGGAGGGTGTATCACATCGGCCGCAAGCGCTTTGCCTTTGTACTGGACGCGCAGCAAAGTGACGTCAGTGGCTACCTCGACATTCTCGTACACGCCTTGCGCTGCACCACCCAGATCGACGGCATGCCGGTTCGCCCCAGCGTACGCGCGGGCGTCGCGCCTTTCGTGATCAACTTCGAAGCAGTCCGCGATGCCCTGCGCAAGGCCATGTACGCCGCTGAACTGGCCCTGCTCGCAGGCCAGCCGTGGGCGTGGTACGACCCGGTGCGGGACAACGCTTACCGCCGGTCTTTCAAATTGGCTTCCGACGTTACCCAGGCGATGCGTGAAGGTCAGTTGCGCCTGGTGTTCCAGCCACGCTTCGCGCTGCACGAGGGTGAGCAGGTCAGCGCTGAAGCCCTGTTGCGGTGGGAGCATCCACGGCTGGGCCTGGTCTTGCCCGACGAATTCATTCCCGTGCTGGAAAGGAACGCGTTGATCCACAGCGTGACGCGCTGGGTGATCGACGCGGCATTGGCCAAGCTCGCCCAATGGCCGGCCACGCTCCTGACTCGGCTTTCGGTGAACCTGTCGGCGCTGGATTTCGACGGCCACGACATCACCCAGGTCATCAGCAATGCCTGTCGTACCCATGGCATCGACCCGGAACGTCTGGAGGTCGAGATCACTGAAGGTGAGTGGTTGCGCTCCAATCCGCAGGTGCTCAGCCAGCTGGCGGCCATCCGTGACCTGGGGGTGGATGTGGCGATCGATGATTTCGGTACCGGCTACAGCAATTTTTCCTACCTGCACGAGATCCCGGCCAACGTGGTGAAGCTGGACAAGTCGATGATCACTGGCCTGGAATACAGTCCGCGGCATCAGTTGATCGTCCAGGCGGTGCTGGAACTGGCCCGCAAACTGGGCTACCGAACGGTTGCCGAAGGCGTCGAAACCTTCAAGTGCATGCAGGTGATTCGTGCCTTGGGCTGCGATGAGGCCCAGGGCTTCTATTTCGCACGGCCCATGGTCGAACAGGAGTTCCTGGGCTGGAGCGGCGCTTCGCGCTTTCCATTGCGCAAATTGCTGGTGCCCACGCCGGAGTGA